From the Lepidochelys kempii isolate rLepKem1 chromosome 2, rLepKem1.hap2, whole genome shotgun sequence genome, one window contains:
- the LOC140906077 gene encoding sperm acrosome membrane-associated protein 3-like, protein MKALTLLSLLGCLITANEAKIFSRCELAYTLHEEGLDGYEGYSLANWICMAFFESGFNSAAEDDNADGSTDYGIFQINSRVWCNNYRSPTENLCHIPCTDLLSNDITDDIVCAKRIVRDPQGMDAWEDWTMHCKGRDLSEWVDGCDL, encoded by the exons ATGAAGGCGCTCACACTTCTCTCCCTGCTCGGCTGCCTGATCACGGCAAATGAAGCAAAAATCTTTAGCCGATGTGAACTAGCCTATACGCTGCATGAAGAAGGGCTGGACGGGTACGAGGGTTACAGCCTCGCCAACT GGATCTGCATGGCATTCTTTGAGAGCGGCTTCAATTCAGCAGCAGAGGACGACAATGCAGATGGCAGCACAGACTATGGCATCTTCCAGATCAACAGCCGTGTCTGGTGCAACAACTACCGGAGTCCCACTGAGAACCTCTGTCACATACCCTGCACTG ACTTGCTGTCAAATGACATAACAGATGACATAGTCTGTGCCAAAAGAATTGTGCGAGACCCACAAGGAATGGATGCCTG GGAGGACTGGACAATGCACTGCAAAGGGCGAGACCTGTCTGAGTGGGTGGATGGATGTGACCTGTGA